One Glycine max cultivar Williams 82 chromosome 8, Glycine_max_v4.0, whole genome shotgun sequence genomic window, AAAACCAACAACCCTTATTAGTCAAAAAGCTAagccacaaaaagaaaaaaaaaaatgtataaaatataaatctatCAGCAGAAAAAGTAAGGTTGCTCCAATATATTTGGTGCATCAAATGTCTTTCAGCATCTTGTTATCTTGCAACAAAAATATACCCTTGCATTGGACCATATGTACTATGGTCCTCACCCCATTTTCCCCATCTAAATttgtttattctatttatttttaacccctcaattcaatagAAGTTTATGAAAGCAAAATGATCCGATCTTCGTATCTGCAATTTCCTTGAGcaccaatttattatttttaagtctaaaccaaattattagtataaatagaTGTCAATGTTTTGTATACAATCAATCCATTATCACTAGTACAAGTACAAGTTCACTAATACAATAACGGGAAAAAAATTAGGAAACAACACCTATGATTGCATCCTTATCCAGAGGATTAATTGATTCCATAGTACAttctaaaaaacatttaaaatattctaaaatattataCAAGATACACTAATGGAATTCTGATTTCTGCAATATTCTAACAATTTAATTGTCACATTTCTCTATTTGGATTACAAATGTTAGTTGACAACTTCAGATTGCATGCAATGCTTCAACccacaaaaataaatacatcgtattttatattttcacattAGGATTTGATGTAATTGTCATTTTTAGGTATATCAGTTGGGTAAATATATCAAACTAGTTTTacatattaattgttttattgaaaggaaaattcatcattttatatttaataatagtaAGACTTTAATCATAGTGCACCAGttacataatttaattgtttataaacttcaaatttattattaattacttttctaCGAACAGAagcaacttattttaaaattcagatacattataatttttattcaaatgacTATATATAATGTGATTGTGCAGAGTCAGTGGGTTTTCAACCAACGCAAGTGGCTATCATATTAAAGAAATTAGCAGTTGCCTCTAAAGGATGCCCCATGCACCAAAAAATGGGGTGGGCCACGAAGAGTGCCAATATGGCTATCATTACAAGAACTTTTCTCCCCATAAAATTGTGATGacttattagaaaaaaaaaatggttataaTATATTATGTGTATGATTTTGCAAAGCTTTCAGCACATCTAGCATAGGTTTTCTtgtttcacaaataaaaaattgcataagCCAGCATCAACATGGCCATTGTTTAGCTACTGAACGCCATCACCAAAACATTGTGTGGAATTCAGCATTATCGCTCTATTTTAACATACACAAACAATAATAGAGATTCTAGTGAAGATATGAAAATTAGAATAGATTTTCCTCACCTCATGTAGCCCTCCTTGTGTTTTGACAGATACGTTAATAGCTCCATTGGGACCTGATTTCCGGTACTTTTCAAGCTCGAGTTGGGAGGGATGAGGCTCGTCTGTTGCATAGACTACAGGAGACGTCTTCAACAAATCAGATTTTGACACGACATCAAGCCATAAATGTCCATTGAACCTTTCTCTGAGTTCTTTGTATATTGAAAACTGCATAACCAACCATCATCAATTTAATGCCTTatcaaaaagacaaaaactttCAATTTGATTACAATTGTTTTCAAACTATATatggttttgaaaatttttataaacTCAACTCATTCCTCTTGAGTTTGGAGTCACTTTGTAACTAGCATGGCATGCTAAATATTTTTGCTAAAAATCTTCAGTCTAATGCCAACCATAAAAAGACATAATCTCTCTCCACAGATTGAAGGGATTGTGGTATGGATCAACTTGTTTTATGCAATTGAATGGAAAGGAACAGAATTTCATTTTATGCATCAAAGTAAAGGGAAGAGAATCCATTTTTTGTAATGCATAAGACTCCAGCAACTGAGGCTGTAGGCTGTAGCTCATTAACAAGGGACCTTTCTCAAAGAAGGCATAAGCTCATAACATTTAAATTGTCTTCTTTAAAGTAGtatggaggaaaaaaaaaaaggcaaggagCAGTAGGAGCCCAGAACATGAATCATTCTCACTTGAATCAATTCCTATCACTTTCTCATCTCCAATTCTGATATTTTATTTCTGACTGCCATCAGATATACCCTTTATGTATGGATTTCTTTTCCATGGAAGTAATTACAAAGTAAATAACCAAAAGTTAATGGCCCCAAAATACATTAGAATGAAGAAGCACTGAAATCAAACACAAATACAAGCCTTTAATCGACATCTAATTCAAATGGAGTTACAAGTCTGAGTTATGCCCATGTAGTCTAGACAAGTACATGTTTCAACcacttgaacaaaattgtgtttCTTGCATTATaagtttgaaagcaatgaaCCAGATAACTATCTTTATGGCCAGTTAAAGAAGATCAATTTCACACTTATTTTCAGTTTTAATAATTCAGTTGTCATAGAAGCATACCTGATCAGAAGGTGAGGTGCCACACTCCCCAGAAAGGTCATGGACATACAAAACTGCTGTCGGCAGGTGCGAAAGGACAGCCAGAGTCAACTTTTCCAAATTATTCCTGTCCTCTAAATATCCAAAtcagaaaaacaaatttataaagaGGAAAATATTGAGCTTAACTAAATAAAAAGGACAAGAAATCAATTGTGATTTATTAGAACTAATTATGAGGTACAGGAGATCTAAGATCCTCCAACATCTCATAGTATTATAATATACCAACATGTAAGGTGCCTGTGAATTTTCAACAAGTCAAGTTGCATTGTGTCCAGTTTCAACAACCTACCTTGCCCATTGAAAGCCATTTCTACACTCTTTTTCAGTATAACAATGCTTTAAGAAACCAAATTACATAGAACAAATCCCGTTTCTTTCTGGCCTACAACAACTCTCCCAACTAACCAAGTGATCCTGCTACCACCATCCATAAACCATAGGATATTTCCCATAATTCTTTATAATCCACCTAAAATTGCTActataatacttaaaaaatatagatttacaGAAAATAACAAGCAGCCAGCCATCAAACCTTCTAAACAGATATTTGGGCCACTAGCTTAACACTCAAAGGGATACCAAATAAGTAGCACTGCAAATTCTAAGGAATTAAAAAGCTAAGGCAGAATGGAAATGGGCGTCACTGTCCACACTCCTCTATACTACAACCCTCGTAGGAAAATTAATCCTCAAACCAATGATGGAGTAAAATATTTCACTAAGAAAACCTTGGATACATACTATTCACCAAATGAGATAAATAAATACTACTTGAAAattgagaaaaacaaaataaatgttaattacCATCATGTCTCCTTAGCAGGCCCGGAGTATCTGTTACCTACAGACATGCAAGGTATACAATTACAACTGTGTGATATGCCGTTCAGAATgggaaaaaatgttaaaaatccaATAACCAGTCAGAAAATTGCTAACCTGAAACTTctgaaagtttaaaataatatgaccCATAAGAATTCCTCTTGTTGTGAAGGGATAGTTACAAATCTGAAATATTAGGTAGAAAGGAAAGTTGAAAGTGTGAGAAAAAGAGTGGATGGTggaatctttaaatatttagcAACTAAGAAGTTTTGCTGAAGCCTGAAGCAAAACATGTCAACATTTAATCTAGCTTAGTTTAGTATCTACGTTCATTGTGCATATGATTAGTTAGGTTCCTTTTATTGTGGAAATTAGGACATAAGGAAACTAGggaaattatatatacaatcaAAAAGTGCTTACACACAGTCTCATAAAAACTATTCTTTCAAGAACTAAGAGAATggctgttaaaaaaaacaaaaataaggaaaaagtaCTACAATCGTGACATAGTGCACTTGAACATTTCAGAACCACCAACGCAGACAGAACCATTGGAAATGGCCACATATCAACcaagtaacaaaataaaaatatttatccttcAGTAGCAATTTTAACCAAGGGGATTGTGTCCTGAACTCCTGATTGATATCACCATATGCATATTAAATCTTTTGGGCAGAATTGGCAGACCCataagaaggaaattgaaagagATGTAGAATTTAAAGTCcagattttaacaaaaaaattattcaagccCAGATTTTTAAAGAGCCTAAAATAAAAACAGTATATGTAAGAAGGATTTTaacaaagaaatattaaaatatttggtcGCATACCTCAGGCTTGCCAGTAGAGAGTACATGGACCAAAGAAGATTTGCCTACATTAGGAGCTCCAACAAGGCAGAGAGTTGGTGTTTCCAAATTAATTACAGGCATTGCCCTGAGAGTCTGTAACATTTATAACTATCAGCTAGATTATATAAATTGAGTTCAGATGGAATattattgaagaaaataaattaaatttcacagGCCACCCAAATTGTGAACACTGATATATATGTTTACagtaaacacacacacaactaAAGAAGGATTTCATTTGTTGAAAGTGCAGAATACCTTGGCTATGCCTAACAaatcatcaacaacttttcgtTCTTGAGCAAAAATCTCTTCAATTTTCTTAAGCCCCTGCATAAAATCATGGCACATAATGAAATATTCAGAGAAATTTGAAAGCAGATGTTTCCTAAAAAGACTTGCACCTCACCTCATTCagcctttcctctgcttctcgCTTTGATGAAGACTGTtacaaaatgaaatgaaaccAATCAtgagaagaaagcaaaaaagaactCACCAATTTAACAAGATGATTACGTAAAGAGATATTGGAACAGTCCATCTGAAAGAattcaattttagaaaaataacagGCTGACATGATGGTACAAATACTGACATGAGCAATGCTTCCTACTTTAAGGATGAAGCAATGAAGACCACACAAATCATGTAAAGATCTCTTCTTcgaaaatttaaatatcataaaatcaTATCATTATGAAGACAAGACTTCATACCTTCAACAAGAACAAATTGGTATTCATATCAAGACCTAACATAAAGGATTCCTAATCTTGCTACTAAAACTTCATACATATCAGTGCAAATAATACTTTCAAGCAGCATGACAACTACAGAATTACCCATCCAAGGAATAGATCAAAATCAAATGTAAATTACTAAAGAAACCTTAGCGCAAAGTGAAGCATGTTCCTTTCCAACAGATACTACCCTCTTCCTTAAACTGTCTACCTTTCGTAGCACCtgttaaacatttttaaatctaaaattagaaaaagtcTAAAATAACAAGTTTATATGAATACAGCAATCAACCACAAATATGTATTCATCCAGCCTCTCTAATATGGGAATGATAAATAATCACAAGACTATTATATGTCCTGTAATAACTAAGGGAATGCGATAGTGGAAGTTGAAAAACACGATCAGCGGTGCAATGCCATTTTACTAACATACCATTTCGTAGTATCCATCTCCAAGTGTCAGCTCAATAAGAGATCTCTCATAAGGATGAAGATGCATTTTGTTAGGAAAATTCTCCACATACGTCCTCAAGGGAACAGCAATTTCCTAACAAGAGCAGTACAGTTAACTTACGATACAttcttttttacataaaatGGACAGTAGAAACTGAAATACACATTATAGCTCTAAAGCATGACATATTCAGAAGTATTGATTATTGAACATACTTTCATCAACGCATCAAGTTGCTTTGCACCCttatttttctcccttttcGCAATGTTGGCAATTCCTACAGTTTAAGCAACCTAAAAGTCAATGCCAACCATAGGGTTTTAAGATGTAAACACAAACGCCAACCTGGAATCTAAGAATATAATTTTGCAGTCATGAACCTTTCGTTGGAGAAACCTTCCTCGCCTTTCTGAGTGCAGAGCCAATAATGTCAATAGATGGCATCACTATGGGCAACTTTTGAAATGCCCCAATAGATTCAACTTTCCTGGATAGCTTTTCCTACAAGTCGAATATACATCCAAAGGGTAAGGTAACACTAGAAAATCTTTCTTCCAAATTACCATAAAGCCACTATTAAGTGGGAGTTAAAATGACAGTGGTGGAAGCAATACATACATATGAATTAGGATACATACAGAAGCAACATATGTATACATACCATTGTCTTCTTTTCTGTTGTTTGTTGCACAGTGGGATGATAGCTTCCATTGGAAATTTCATATGAATTAGTTTGAATGGCTTTACATAAGCACCAGATGGGGTGCATTTTCACATTGGGTGTTCCTGTATTATGTACCCAAttgaaaataactttaaaaaaaaacactctttagagtttatcaaaataaagaattttaaaaaaaataataaaatggagCTTCCATCTTAATTTCAGCAATAGTTGCAGCATGGAATGATTCAATTAAGATATGAAGGTTGAAAAAGACAAAATTGAAGGAGTGAAAAGTTGAGCCCTTAGTTACCTTTGGAGTTTCTGAGGAGAAAAATGGAAGAAGGGAGAACGTGGCCTTTGAGGAAAAGAGAGGAAGGGGCTTTCATTTCGGCGTCGGAGCAAGCAACCTCGTTCAGTGGTGTTTCTGTCCACCGATAATGTTTGAGTTCGATGCCTATGCTGCATTCTCCTagttaaacattttattttctccCCTCATTtggatatttttgttttttttttccaccaaaattaaatttattttttaatctctctatttgaaagagaaaaaaagttctttttaatctatttttattaaaaaaagttctcTGACTGATGTTGGAAAGACCGAtagttttttctattaattttatgaaaaattaaaaatagtattttcatgtaatcataaattatgtatatagataaatttattaacttttaaatgattattttaaaatcatattaacagacatttttttgttgaaagtataatttttttacaatgacaacttataatagttataatttattttagctattaatttttaaaaaatatattaaaaattaatttagagatATAGTATAGATTGAAAGG contains:
- the LOC100794359 gene encoding nucleolar GTP-binding protein 1 isoform X2, producing MKAPSSLFLKGHVLPSSIFLLRNSKGTPNVKMHPIWCLCKAIQTNSYEISNGSYHPTVQQTTEKKTMEKLSRKVESIGAFQKLPIVMPSIDIIGSALRKARKVSPTKGIANIAKREKNKGAKQLDALMKEIAVPLRTYVENFPNKMHLHPYERSLIELTLGDGYYEMVLRKVDSLRKRVVSVGKEHASLCAKSSSKREAEERLNEGLKKIEEIFAQERKVVDDLLGIAKTLRAMPVINLETPTLCLVGAPNVGKSSLVHVLSTGKPEICNYPFTTRGILMGHIILNFQKFQVTDTPGLLRRHDEDRNNLEKLTLAVLSHLPTAVLYVHDLSGECGTSPSDQFSIYKELRERFNGHLWLDVVSKSDLLKTSPVVYATDEPHPSQLELEKYRKSGPNGAINVSVKTQGGLHELKQRVHELLNLQMAKINDISNNQEK
- the LOC100794359 gene encoding nucleolar GTP-binding protein 1 isoform X1, whose product is MKAPSSLFLKGHVLPSSIFLLRNSKVIFNWVHNTGTPNVKMHPIWCLCKAIQTNSYEISNGSYHPTVQQTTEKKTMEKLSRKVESIGAFQKLPIVMPSIDIIGSALRKARKVSPTKGIANIAKREKNKGAKQLDALMKEIAVPLRTYVENFPNKMHLHPYERSLIELTLGDGYYEMVLRKVDSLRKRVVSVGKEHASLCAKSSSKREAEERLNEGLKKIEEIFAQERKVVDDLLGIAKTLRAMPVINLETPTLCLVGAPNVGKSSLVHVLSTGKPEICNYPFTTRGILMGHIILNFQKFQVTDTPGLLRRHDEDRNNLEKLTLAVLSHLPTAVLYVHDLSGECGTSPSDQFSIYKELRERFNGHLWLDVVSKSDLLKTSPVVYATDEPHPSQLELEKYRKSGPNGAINVSVKTQGGLHELKQRVHELLNLQMAKINDISNNQEK